Proteins from a single region of Gemmatirosa kalamazoonensis:
- a CDS encoding PAS domain-containing sensor histidine kinase gives MDSSQASGDGANLVERRARTTIPRRALDAQVAAVLESVTHGFLALDAEWRVTYANPAAVALSGAPPDALVGRIHWDVWPETCGTEVEARYRAVVAERRSAHFEHHYPGRDVWHEIHAFPTVNGGLAVVYRDITEERAAAATRARYAAALAARERELSVILETATDAVLRFDRELRVTFANPAVTRVTGIPADALLGHTPDMLGLPADIVARCTDRLRALLASSCSDEPLSPLTFELDTPSGRRWFEAQTVLEPDADDRPKAVLVVARDITPRVRAEQATAHALAAAEAANRAKAEFLATMSHELRTPLNAIRGYTELIALGVHGPVTDAQRECLERIARSERHLLELITDILDYARIEAGRVAYESSAVALRPLIQDVCSWMERNAQAKGVVLDSDLRPVDVCGDPKRVRQIVVNLLTNAIKFTPPGGRVTLRSAPVSENPADGGVVEVTDTGPGIPPAEQERVFLPFVQLDRGRQNPIGGVGLGLAISREFARGMGGDLRLRSVPNDGSTFTLQLPGPTQCA, from the coding sequence ATGGACAGCTCGCAGGCGTCGGGCGACGGCGCCAACTTGGTGGAGCGTCGAGCACGCACCACCATCCCCCGGCGCGCGCTCGACGCCCAAGTCGCGGCCGTGCTGGAGAGCGTCACGCACGGCTTTCTCGCCCTCGACGCGGAGTGGCGCGTCACGTACGCGAACCCCGCCGCCGTCGCCCTGAGCGGCGCACCGCCCGACGCGCTGGTCGGTCGCATCCACTGGGATGTGTGGCCCGAGACGTGTGGCACCGAGGTCGAGGCGCGCTACCGCGCCGTCGTCGCCGAGCGCCGCAGCGCGCATTTCGAGCACCACTATCCGGGGCGCGACGTCTGGCACGAGATCCACGCGTTCCCGACGGTGAACGGCGGCCTCGCCGTCGTCTATCGCGACATCACCGAGGAGCGCGCGGCGGCCGCGACGCGCGCGCGCTACGCCGCCGCGCTCGCGGCGCGCGAGCGCGAGCTGTCGGTGATCCTGGAGACGGCGACCGACGCGGTGCTGCGCTTCGACCGCGAGCTGCGCGTCACGTTCGCGAACCCCGCCGTCACGCGTGTCACCGGCATCCCCGCCGACGCGCTGCTCGGCCACACCCCCGACATGCTCGGTCTGCCGGCGGACATCGTCGCGCGGTGCACCGATCGACTGCGCGCGCTCCTCGCGTCGTCGTGCAGCGACGAGCCCCTCTCGCCGCTCACGTTCGAGCTGGACACGCCGTCGGGGCGCCGGTGGTTCGAGGCGCAGACGGTCCTCGAGCCCGACGCCGACGACCGGCCGAAGGCCGTGCTGGTCGTCGCGCGCGACATCACGCCGCGCGTGCGCGCCGAACAGGCGACCGCCCACGCGCTCGCCGCCGCGGAGGCGGCGAACCGCGCGAAGGCGGAGTTCCTCGCCACGATGTCGCACGAGCTGCGCACGCCGCTGAACGCGATCCGCGGCTACACGGAGCTCATCGCGCTCGGCGTCCACGGACCGGTCACCGACGCGCAGCGCGAGTGCCTCGAGCGGATCGCCCGCAGCGAGCGGCACCTGCTCGAGCTGATCACCGACATCCTCGACTACGCGCGCATCGAGGCGGGACGCGTCGCGTACGAGTCGAGCGCCGTCGCGCTGCGCCCGCTGATCCAGGACGTGTGCTCGTGGATGGAGCGGAACGCGCAGGCGAAGGGCGTCGTGCTCGACTCCGACCTGCGCCCGGTGGACGTGTGCGGCGATCCGAAGCGCGTGCGGCAGATCGTCGTGAACCTGCTGACGAACGCGATCAAGTTCACGCCGCCCGGCGGCCGGGTGACGCTCCGCAGCGCGCCGGTCTCGGAGAACCCGGCGGACGGCGGCGTGGTCGAGGTCACCGACACGGGCCCCGGGATTCCGCCCGCGGAGCAGGAGCGCGTGTTCCTCCCGTTCGTGCAGCTCGACCGCGGCCGGCAGAACCCGATCGGCGGCGTGGGGCTCGGGCTCGCGATCAGCCGCGAGTTCGCGCGCGGCATGGGCGGCGACCTGCGGCTG